A section of the Tenrec ecaudatus isolate mTenEca1 chromosome 15, mTenEca1.hap1, whole genome shotgun sequence genome encodes:
- the TSHZ1 gene encoding teashirt homolog 1, whose protein sequence is MPRRKQQAPRRSAAYVPEEELKAAEVDADPAEEGVPLDAQESEYGCTEDPEIKEAHSYQDSPVSTATNQEAGYGSPFSESSDQLAHFKLSSSHEEKDDAPGADSVSYPQDSLAQIKAVYANLFSESCWSSLALDLKKSSLTTTSSSSDAGRKESATPTATPPTATSTAGTNTHAPGTSTSTSTSASHGGGGGGGGGGGTNNSSSSSSSGYDWHQAALAKTLQQTSSYGLLPEPSLFSTVQLYRQNNKLYGSVFTGASKFRCKDCSAAYDTLVELTVHMNETGHYRDDNRDKDAEKTKRWSKPRKRSLMEMEGKEDAQKVLKCMYCGHSFESLQDLSVHMIKTKHYQKVPLKEPVPAITKLVPSTKKRALQDLASPCSPEPAGVPADVAVLGEPGKDQKTANPYVTPNNRYGYQNGASYTWQFEARKAQILKCMECGSSHDTLQQLTAHMMVTGHFLKVTTSASKKGKQLVLDPVVEEKIQSIPLPPTTHTRLPAAATTTATAGGSKKQPDSPAGAASPEEKKEADKEQVPTLTPVASEADRRVKEEVEGGTEKPEPTTLYQYLREEDLADSPKGGVDILKSLENTVSTAISKAQNGAPSWGGYPSIHAAYQLPGSVKALPPAVQTVPMQPTYASGAKSLPAEHSALLHSPGGSLTPPPHRSNVSAMEELVEKVTGKISIKKEDRPAHERDKVPPAKAASPVVKEDKDLPKGEEAGGKQLPKKSLDTEAGKVAKEEPGDPHTPNGTEPHRAKVTNGCSGLGVITDHSPEPPFINPLSALQSIMNAHLGKVSKPVSPSLDPLAMLYKISNSMLDRPAPPGAPGKQADAIDRYYYESSDQPIDLTKSKSKPLGVGAADAVSSPLRESALMDISDMVKNLTGRLTPKSSTPSTVSEKSDADGSSFEEALDELSPVHKRKGRQSTWNPQHLLILQAQFASSLRETPEGKYIMSDLGPQERVHISKFTGLSMTTISHWLANVKYQLRRTGGTKFLKNLDTGHPVFFCNDCASQFRTACTYISHLETHLGFSLKDLSKLPLSQIQEQPSIPKVLGGKALGPLGAGDEDLGSTFQCKLCNRTFASKHAVKLHLSKTHGKSPEDHLIYVTELEKQ, encoded by the coding sequence CTTATGTCCCCGAGGAAGAGCTGAAAGCGGCCGAGGTCGACGCAGACCCCGCGGAGGAGGGCGTCCCCTTGGACGCGCAGGAGAGCGAGTATGGGTGCACTGAAGACCCTGAGATCAAAGAGGCGCACAGCTACCAGGACTCACCCGTCAGCACGGCCACCAACCAGGAAGCCGGCTACGGGTCGCCCTTCAGCGAGAGCAGCGACCAGCTGGCCCACTTCAAGCTGTCCTCCTCCCACGAGGAGAAGGACGACGCCCCAGGGGCGGACAGTGTCTCCTACCCGCAGGACAGCTTGGCCCAAATCAAAGCTGTGTATGCCAACTTGTTCTCTGAGTCGTGCTGGTCCAGCCTAGCACTGGACCTGAAGAAGTCCAGCctgaccaccaccagcagcagcagcgatgCTGGCCGGAAGGAGAGCGCCACGCCCACGGCCACGCCCCCCACCGCCACCAGCACCGCCGGCACCAACACGCATGCCCccggcaccagcaccagcaccagcaccagcgccAGCCATGGTggggggggcggcggcggcggtggcggggGCAccaataacagcagcagcagcagcagctccgggTATGACTGGCACCAGGCAGCCCTGGCCAAGACCCTGCAGCAGACTTCCTCCTACGGCCTGCTGCCGGAGCCCAGCCTCTTCAGCACCGTGCAGCTGTACCGGCAGAACAACAAGCTCTACGGCTCCGTGTTCACCGGCGCCAGCAAGTTCCGCTGCAAGGACTGCAGCGCCGCCTACGACACGCTGGTGGAGCTGACAGTGCACATGAACGAGACTGGCCACTATCGCGACGACAACAGGGACAAGGACGCCGAGAAGACCAAGCGCTGGTCCAAGCCCAGGAAGCGCTCCCTGATGGAGATGGAGGGCAAGGAGGACGCCCAGAAGGTGCTCAAGTGCATGTACTGTGGCCACTCGTTCGAGTCCTTGCAGGACCTCAGCGTCCACATGATCAAAACCAAGCATTACCAGAAAGTGCCTCTGAAGGAGCCGGTGCCTGCCATCACCAAGCTGGTCCCTTCCACCAAGAAGCGCGCCCTCCAGGACTTGGCCTCGCCCTGCTCGCCGGAGCCCGCGGGCGTGCCTGCCGACGTGGCTGTGCTGGGTGAGCCCGGCAAGGACCAGAAGACCGCCAACCCCTACGTGACGCCCAACAACCGCTACGGCTACCAGAACGGGGCCAGCTACACCTGGCAGTTCGAGGCCCGCAAGGCGCAGATCCTCAAGTGCATGGAGTGTGGCAGCTCCCACGACACCCTGCAGCAGCTCACGGCACACATGATGGTCACCGGCCACTTCCTGAAGGTGACCACGTCTGCTTCCAAGAAGGGCAAGCAGCTGGTGCTGGACCCCGTGGTGGAGGAGAAGATCCAGTCCATCCCGCTACCGCCCACCACGCACACCCGCCTGCCTGCCgctgccaccaccaccgccactgcTGGTGGCTCCAAGAAGCAGCCGGACTCACCAGCAGGTGCCGCCTCGCCCGAGGAGAAGAAGGAGGCTGACAAGGAGCAGGTGCCTACTCTGACCCCCGTAGCCTCAGAGGCCGACCGGAGGGtaaaggaggaggtggagggcgGCACCGAGAAACCGGAGCCCACCACGCTCTACCAGTACCTGCGCGAGGAGGACCTGGCTGACAGCCCCAAGGGCGGTGTGGACATCCTCAAGTCGCTGGAGAACACGGTCAGCACGGCCATCAGCAAGGCCCAGAATGGCGCGCCCTCCTGGGGCGGCTACCCCAGTATCCACGCCGCCTATCAGCTGCCCGGCTCCGTGAAGGCCCTGCCGCCCGCTGTGCAGACCGTGCCCATGCAACCCACCTATGCCAGCGGCGCCAAGTCCCTACCGGCCGAGCACAGTGCCCTTCTGCACTCCCCCGGGGGCAGCCTGACTCCCCCGCCCCACCGGAGCAACGTGTCGgccatggaggagctggtggagaAGGTCACGGGCAAGATCAGCATCAAGAAGGAGGACAGGCCCGCCCATGAGAGGGACAAGGTCCCCCCAGCCAAGGCCGCATCCCCGGTGGTCAAAGAGGACAAAGATCTCCCCAAGGGCGAAGAGGCCGGCGGCAAGCAGCTGCCCAAGAAGAGCCTGGACACGGAGGCGGGGAAGGTCGCCAAGGAGGAGCCGGGCGACCCGCACACCCCTAACGGCACGGAGCCCCACCGGGCCAAAGTCACCAACGGCTGCAGCGGCCTGGGCGTCATCACGGATCACTCGCCTGAGCCACCCTTCATCAACCCACTGAGTGCCCTGCAGTCCATCATGAACGCCCACCTGGGCAAGGTGTCCAAACCGGTCAGCCCCTCGCTGGACCCCCTGGCCATGCTGTACAAGATCAGCAATAGCATGCTGGACAGGCCTGCACCCCCCGGTGCCCCCGGCAAGCAGGCCGACGCCATCGATCGCTACTACTACGAGAGCAGTGACCAGCCTATTGACCTCACCAAGTCCAAGAGCAAGCCCCTGGGGGTGGGCGCGGCCGACGCGGTCTCGTCGCCCCTGCGAGAGAGTGCCCTGATGGACATCTCTGACATGGTAAAGAACCTCACGGGCCGCCTGACGCCCAAGTCCTCCACGCCCTCCACCGTGTCCGAGAAGTCCGATGCCGATGGCAGCAGCTTCGAGGAGGCCCTGGATGAGCTGTCGCCGGTCCACAAGCGGAAGGGGCGGCAGTCCACCTGGAACCCTCAGCACCTGCTCATCCTGCAGGCCCAGTTTGCCTCCAGCCTGCGGGAGACGCCCGAGGGCAAGTACATCATGTCAGACCTGGGCCCCCAGGAGCGTGTGCACATTTCCAAGTTCACCGGCCTGTCCATGACCACCATCAGCCACTGGCTGGCCAACGTCAAGTACCAGCTGCGCCGGACAGGGGGGACCAAGTTCCTGAAGAACCTCGACACGGGGCATCCTGTGTTCTTTTGCAATGATTGTGCCTCTCAGTTCAGGACTGCCTGCACGTACATCAGCCACCTGGAGACGCACCTGGGCTTCAGCCTGAAGGACCTGTCCAAGCTGCCGCTCAGCCAGATCCAGGAGCAGCCGAGCATCCCCAAGGTCCTGGGCGGCAAGGCCCTGGGCCCTCTGGGGGCCGGGGATGAGGACCTGGGTTCCACCTTCCAATGCAAGCTGTGCAACCGGACCTTTGCCAGCAAGCACGCAGTCAAACTGCACCTCAGTAAGACCCACGGCAAGTCCCCTGAGGACCACCTGATCTACGTCACGGAGCTGGAGAAGCAATAG